Proteins encoded within one genomic window of Fragaria vesca subsp. vesca linkage group LG1, FraVesHawaii_1.0, whole genome shotgun sequence:
- the LOC101310153 gene encoding pectinesterase/pectinesterase inhibitor PPE8B-like yields the protein MASDHLMWTPRFLLVLVFLSFPYYAQCGSISNTIQSECLKVPNSEFGGSIINTINVLQQVVSILSDVAKGFGDFRLSNAVDDCLELMDDSTDQLSWTLSATQNKNGKHNSTGNLSSDLRTWLSATLVNQDTCNEGLDGTNSIVKSLVSGSLNQITSLVLELLGQVHPTSDQHESSNGQTPAWFKAEDRKLLQANGVPVDVVVAQDGTGNFTNITAAILSAPDYSLKRYVIYVKKGLYKEYVEIKKKKWNIMMIGDGMDATVISGNHNFVDGWTTFRSATFAVSGRGFIARDITFENTAGPEKHMAVALRSDSDLSAFYRCEFRGYQDTLYTHSMRQFYRDCKISGTVDFIFGDGTVIFQNCQILARKALPNQKNSITAHGRKYKDEPTGFSFQFCNISAHPDLLATPVNSSTPTYLGRPWKEYSRTIIMQSFMSNIIKPAGWLEWNGDMFLKTLFYGEYMNYGPGAGLGSRVTWPGYQKFNQSGQAKNYTVAEFIEGNLWLPSTGVKYTSGFGV from the exons ATGGCTTCCGATCATCTAATGTGGACGCCAAGGTTTCTACTGGTGCTGGTTTTCTTATCGTTCCCATATTATGCTCAGTGTGGAAGTATCAGCAACACGATACAGTCCGAGTGTTTGAAAGTTCCCAACTCGGAGTTTGGCGGGTCGATCATCAACACCATTAATGTTTTGCAGCAGGTGGTGTCTATTCTCTCCGACGTTGCTAAGGGTTTTGGGGATTTCCGGCTTTCGAATGCCGTCGACGACTGTCTGGAGTTGATGGATGACTCGACTGATCAGTTGAGCTGGACTCTCTCTGCTACCCAGAATAAGAATG GTAAACATAACAGCACTGGGAATTTAAGTTCTGATCTGAGAACATGGCTGAGTGCTACACTGGTTAATCAAGACACATGCAATGAAGGACTTGATGGCACCAACAGCATTGTCAAAAGTTTGGTGTCCGGTAGCCTGAATCAAATAACATCCTTGGTTCTAGAACTACTCGGCCAAGTGCACCCAACTTCTGATCAGCACGAGTCATCAAATGGCCAAACTCCGGCGTGGTTTAAAGCCGAGGACCGCAAACTTCTACAAGCAAATGGAGTGCCTGTGGACGTTGTGGTAGCTCAGGATGGAACCGGGAACTTCACAAACATCACCGCCGCGATTCTTTCGGCACCGGATTACAGCTTGAAGCGCTATGTGATTTACGTCAAGAAAGGGCTGTATAAGGAGTATGTGGAAATCAAGAAGAAGAAATGGAACATAATGATGATCGGAGATGGCATGGATGCTACTGTGATCAGTGGGAATCACAATTTTGTGGATGGTTGGACCACATTTCGCTCTGCAACTTTTG CTGTTAGTGGCAGAGGATTCATAGCGCGCGATATCACATTCGAGAACACAGCAGGACCGGAGAAGCACATGGCGGTGGCGCTACGATCGGACTCGGACCTCTCGGCGTTTTACCGGTGTGAGTTTCGGGGATATCAGGACACATTATACACGCACTCTATGCGCCAGTTCTACCGAGACTGCAAAATCAGCGGCACTGTTGATTTCATCTTCGGTGACGGCACTGTTATATTCCAAAACTGCCAAATCCTAGCCAGAAAAGCCTTGCCAAACCAAAAGAACAGCATCACAGCCCATGGCCGGAAGTACAAAGATGAGCCGACCGGCTTTTCGTTCCAATTCTGCAACATTTCTGCACATCCGGACTTGTTAGCCACCCCAGTTAACTCTAGCACACCTACATACCTTGGTAGACCATGGAAGGAATATTCCAGAACTATAATCATGCAGTCCTTCATGAGCAATATCATAAAGCCTGCAGGGTGGCTAGAGTGGAACGGTGACATGTTTTTGAAAACATTGTTCTATGGAGAGTACATGAATTATGGCCCTGGAGCGGGACTGGGAAGCCGGGTTACCTGGCCGGGATATCAAAAGTTTAACCAGTCCGGTCAGGCCAAGAACTATACAGTGGCCGAGTTTATTGAAGGAAACCTGTGGTTGCCCTCTACTGGTGTCAAATATACTTCAGGCTTTGGGGTTTAA
- the LOC101310448 gene encoding uncharacterized protein LOC101310448, which translates to MNIDPEIDDGGLRFSKEKYYQQTDSDGKESDIANVTEDCDDYKEEAKSNIEKGDSGKFVEDKIGMDSNKCVNDLEEGVKVGGLRAVFETDWFLHLEGKNMKTLKLEDIEDISFRNLDEAEQFYSYYGFIMGFSIRKNKMDKLVVNGVEVVVRRSWNCSKEGYCKQLRNNKQPPFEYEEGGKIKRNVFSDKCKGKKKAVFRE; encoded by the coding sequence ATGAATATTGACCCGGAAATTGATGACGGTGGTCTCCGGTTCAGCAAGGAGAAATATTACCAGCAGACAGATTCAGACGGAAAAGAGAGTGATATTGCGAATGTCACGGAAGATTGTGATGACTACAAAGAGGAGGCAAAAAGCAATATTGAAAAGGGGGACAGCGGTAAGTTTGTGGAGGATAAAATTGGGATGGATTCGAATAAGTGTGTCAATGATTTGGAAGAGGGAGTAAAAGTAGGTGGTTTAAGAGCTGTATTTGAGACAGATTGGTTTTTACATTTGGAGGGGAAGAACATGAAGACGCTTAAGTTAGAAGACATTGAAGATATATCTTTTAGAAACCTGGATGAAGCCGAGCAATTCTACTCGTATTATGGATTTATTATGGGGTTTAGCATAAGGAAGAATAAGATGGATAAGTTAGTAGTAAATGGTGTTGAGGTGGTTGTTAGAAGGAGCTGGAACTGTTCTAAAGAGGGGTATTGCAAACAGTTAAGAAATAATAAGCAACCTCCTTTTGAATATGAGGAAGGAGGGAAGATAAAGCGTAACGTTTTCAGTGACAAGTGTAAGGGGAAGAAGAAGGCTGTTTTTCGGGAATAA